The genomic region CTTTTATTTTGTATTATCTAAATCTGTGCAAAAAATAGTTTTGTGCACGCGTTTTACCGGTATGAGTTGCGGGCCGATGTAGGTAGCTGGCAAAGATATCACTTGCTTGCTAAGTCGCTTGATCATTGTTGCAATCCAGGATGGTTTTAAGCAGCTCGGCAAGTGGTAAGGCAAGGTCTTTGATAACCAAGGTTGATGTGTTGATGCAAAGCGTGTAATTCTCTTTCTCGCCCCATTTTCGGTTGGTGAAAAATTTGTAATACCGTGCCCTGTTCTTATCGACAGCTTTGATCTGGGCTTTCAATTGGGAATCTGACAACCGTTCGTCTTCCGGTGCCCGGCGACGGCAGCGCCGGAGCCGGGACTC from Dehalococcoidales bacterium harbors:
- a CDS encoding cytidylate kinase family protein, with the translated sequence ESRLRRCRRRAPEDERLSDSQLKAQIKAVDKNRARYYKFFTNRKWGEKENYTLCINTSTLVIKDLALPLAELLKTILDCNNDQAT